The genomic region CCCTGGCAGCGGCCCATGGAGGCCCGGGCCCTGTACTTTATGCTCACCAGCGTCCTGGCGCCGAGAGGATTGGCGATGGCGTCCAGGATCTCCTGCTTGGTGATCTTTTCGCACCGGCAGATGATCTCGCCGTAGTTGGGGTTGTCTGCGATGAGGGCCGCTTTCTCGTCCGCCGGCAGCTCGGAGAAGAGGAGGGGACTGCCCGGCCGCACGGGATTGAAGGAGGCGTCGGGGACGAGAGGGATGTGCTTCTCCACCATTGCCCGGACCATCTCGGCTATGGCCGGAGCGCACGTCAGGCCGGGACTTTCGATGCCTACCAGGTTGATGAATCCCCGGACGTCCTTCCGGTCCTCGATGACAAAATCCTTGTTCCCCCCCTCTTCGGGGGGCGTCTGCTTCGGGCGGATGCCGGCGAAATTCCGTATATAATCCGTCATGAGGATCTCGGGAAGGAGTTCCCGTCCCTCCCTGCGGAGTTCCTGCATCACGTCGGCGGTGCATCCGTAGTCCTCCGGGTCGTTGAGGTATTCGGCGCTGGGCCCGATGAGGATGTTGCCGTCCACGGTGGGGGTAAGGTGAATTCCCAGCCCGGGTGCGTTCTTCTTCGGCGCGGGGTAGATCAGGGCCTTCAGGGTGCCGTCGAGGCGCCTGTCCAGGACGTAATACTCGCCCCGGCAGGGGTAGATCACGTAATCGGTGATCCCCGCCATGCGGCACACCTCTGCGGAGAAGAGTCCGGCGGCGTTCACCAGAACTTTCGCCGTGAAAGTTTCCCCTGACCCGGTTCCCACAGACCAGCCGCCCCCCGCGAGGGAGGAAAGGGCGGTCACCCGCTGCCCGAGGTGAAAGTTCACCCCGTTGGCGAGGGCATTCTCCGCAAGGCCGATGGTGAGCCCGTAGGGGGAAATGATGGAACTGCTCGGGGAATGAAGGGCAAGGGATCCTTCCACGCCGGGCTGGATCTGCTGCATCCGCTCCCTGCCGACGAGCTCCAGTCCCGGGACACCGTTGGCCTCCCCCTGCTCCTTCAGCCTGTGGAGGGCGGCTTCGTCCTCGTCGTCCAGCGCCACCGTCAG from Aminivibrio sp. harbors:
- a CDS encoding NAD(P)/FAD-dependent oxidoreductase, which codes for MAWEYDVLVIGGGVVGCAIARELSRFRVRAAVVEKEMDVGLGTSCRNSGVLHAGFNYTPGTLRAVLDVKGNHMMDDLCRDLKVKIKRIGKLTVALDDEDEAALHRLKEQGEANGVPGLELVGRERMQQIQPGVEGSLALHSPSSSIISPYGLTIGLAENALANGVNFHLGQRVTALSSLAGGGWSVGTGSGETFTAKVLVNAAGLFSAEVCRMAGITDYVIYPCRGEYYVLDRRLDGTLKALIYPAPKKNAPGLGIHLTPTVDGNILIGPSAEYLNDPEDYGCTADVMQELRREGRELLPEILMTDYIRNFAGIRPKQTPPEEGGNKDFVIEDRKDVRGFINLVGIESPGLTCAPAIAEMVRAMVEKHIPLVPDASFNPVRPGSPLLFSELPADEKAALIADNPNYGEIICRCEKITKQEILDAIANPLGARTLVSIKYRARASMGRCQG